The following are encoded in a window of Pseudomonas sp. JQ170C genomic DNA:
- a CDS encoding response regulator: protein MTCKLLLVDDHSLIRAGVRALVSDIPGYTVVGEGDDGSQVIELVEQLDPDIVLLDISMRSTSGLQALSCLRASGCRSKVLILSMHTDPELIMQALESGAHGYLLKDTTATELEQALAALRSNERYLSPAIAHTVINQALLRAQTSKPPASENHNLTARQLEILRLIVRGKSTREIAQGLGLSIKTVETHRSQIMKRLQIYDVAGLVLFAVREQIISLDD, encoded by the coding sequence ATGACCTGTAAATTGCTGCTGGTGGACGACCACTCACTGATTCGCGCCGGCGTTCGCGCCCTGGTGTCGGACATCCCCGGATATACAGTGGTTGGCGAGGGTGACGATGGCAGCCAGGTCATCGAGCTGGTCGAGCAACTGGACCCGGATATCGTGCTATTGGACATCTCCATGCGCTCGACCAGCGGCCTGCAAGCCCTCAGTTGCCTGCGCGCCAGCGGCTGTCGTAGCAAGGTGCTAATCCTGTCGATGCACACCGACCCCGAACTGATCATGCAGGCCCTGGAAAGCGGCGCCCATGGCTATCTGCTCAAGGACACCACGGCCACCGAGCTGGAACAGGCGCTGGCGGCGCTGCGCAGCAACGAGCGCTACCTGAGCCCGGCGATTGCGCATACCGTGATCAACCAGGCCCTGCTGCGCGCCCAGACCAGCAAGCCCCCCGCCTCCGAAAACCACAATTTGACGGCACGCCAGCTGGAAATCCTGCGCCTGATCGTGCGCGGCAAGTCCACCCGCGAAATTGCCCAGGGGCTGGGGTTGAGCATCAAGACGGTAGAGACCCACCGCTCACAGATCATGAAACGCCTGCAGATCTACGACGTTGCAGGCCTGGTCCTGTTCGCCGTACGCGAACAGATCATCAGCCTCGACGACTGA
- a CDS encoding histidine kinase has product MTIDSLNSSALQDFLVDAQVLLTKAEECLQHLELIDNDPDACHCLNDTLATLVARAQGLELLEVAGYCRQLQQLLASAQAPVHLPEGALTAIQDCLTLLAWQLELVDPRTGRLNLDTEEQVVLLDNLATALHPPQACASCTLDMSPCEHPAQAPKMAIERSTTVN; this is encoded by the coding sequence ATGACTATCGACTCACTGAACAGCAGCGCCCTGCAGGATTTCCTGGTCGATGCCCAGGTCCTGCTGACCAAGGCCGAAGAATGCCTGCAGCACCTGGAACTGATCGACAACGATCCGGATGCCTGCCACTGCCTGAACGACACGCTCGCCACCCTGGTCGCCCGTGCCCAAGGGCTGGAATTGCTGGAAGTGGCCGGCTACTGCAGACAACTGCAGCAGTTGCTGGCGTCTGCGCAGGCACCGGTACACCTGCCCGAAGGTGCGCTCACGGCGATTCAAGACTGTTTGACGCTGCTGGCCTGGCAATTGGAGCTGGTCGATCCGCGTACCGGGCGCCTGAACCTGGACACCGAAGAGCAAGTGGTGCTGCTCGACAACCTGGCAACCGCCCTGCACCCACCCCAAGCCTGCGCGTCCTGCACCCTGGACATGAGCCCCTGCGAGCACCCTGCCCAGGCGCCCAAAATGGCCATCGAGCGCTCAACTACGGTCAACTAA
- a CDS encoding glycine zipper domain-containing protein, whose product MRKTLAALTLGLLCAQGAVAGDGQTAIGGGLGGALGNLVGQKLGGSTGAAIGAGVGGATGSAMAAKKGNKTKAAIGGGLGSAGGSLVGNKLGGKTGATIGAGLGGAAGGALGNNLADDHRKKRH is encoded by the coding sequence ATGCGTAAGACTCTTGCCGCCCTGACCCTGGGCCTGCTGTGCGCACAAGGCGCCGTGGCTGGCGATGGCCAGACTGCTATTGGCGGTGGCCTGGGTGGTGCACTGGGTAACCTGGTCGGGCAGAAGCTCGGCGGCAGCACCGGTGCAGCGATCGGTGCCGGTGTCGGCGGTGCCACAGGCAGCGCCATGGCCGCGAAGAAAGGCAACAAGACCAAGGCAGCCATTGGTGGCGGCCTGGGTTCGGCCGGTGGCTCGCTGGTAGGCAACAAGCTCGGCGGCAAAACCGGCGCCACCATTGGCGCTGGCCTGGGTGGCGCGGCGGGCGGCGCACTGGGCAACAACCTGGCGGATGACCATCGCAAGAAGCGTCACTGA
- a CDS encoding YgdI/YgdR family lipoprotein, with protein sequence MIKRTLPAFLLALGLGTLAGCASPTVITLNDGREIQAVDTPQYDDESGFYEFEQLDGKHTRINKDQVRTVKDL encoded by the coding sequence ATGATCAAGCGGACCCTTCCTGCCTTCCTGCTCGCCCTGGGTCTGGGCACCCTGGCCGGCTGTGCATCACCTACCGTCATTACCCTCAATGACGGACGAGAAATCCAGGCAGTCGACACCCCGCAGTACGATGATGAGTCGGGCTTCTACGAATTCGAACAACTTGATGGCAAGCACACCCGCATCAACAAGGACCAGGTGCGTACCGTCAAGGACCTCTGA
- a CDS encoding methyl-accepting chemotaxis protein: protein MARGTDDQFQRTDQVATAMHEMSATAQEVARHAAEAASAADDADHSAQAGEQVMQATIATIATVNQEIAGTAAVIRHLESDSARIGKVLEVIRGIAEQTNLLALNAAIEAARAGEAGRGFAVVADEVRSLAQRTAASIAEINQIISAVQSGALEAVKAIESGQQRSEEGAEQVQHAGQMLQRITVAVEAIRDMSRQIATAAEEQTSVAEDISRNLEAITHIATANQQAVQHTEQAGHRLHGLSGQLGEVTARLSA, encoded by the coding sequence ATGGCCCGCGGCACCGATGACCAGTTTCAGCGCACCGACCAGGTGGCCACGGCGATGCATGAAATGTCCGCCACGGCCCAGGAAGTTGCGCGTCATGCCGCAGAAGCGGCGAGTGCGGCCGATGACGCCGATCACAGTGCCCAGGCCGGTGAGCAGGTGATGCAGGCCACCATCGCCACCATCGCTACGGTGAATCAGGAAATCGCCGGCACGGCGGCGGTGATTCGCCACCTTGAGTCGGACAGCGCCCGGATCGGCAAGGTACTGGAGGTGATCCGCGGGATTGCCGAGCAAACCAACCTGCTGGCGCTCAATGCCGCCATCGAGGCGGCGCGGGCAGGGGAGGCGGGGCGCGGCTTTGCCGTGGTCGCCGACGAGGTGCGCAGCCTGGCCCAGCGCACGGCGGCCTCGATTGCTGAAATCAACCAGATCATCAGCGCGGTGCAGTCCGGCGCCCTGGAGGCGGTCAAGGCCATCGAAAGTGGTCAGCAGCGTAGCGAGGAAGGTGCCGAGCAGGTTCAGCACGCCGGACAGATGCTGCAGCGCATTACTGTGGCCGTAGAAGCCATTCGCGACATGAGCCGGCAGATAGCCACCGCCGCTGAAGAGCAAACCAGTGTCGCGGAAGACATTTCCCGCAATCTGGAGGCAATCACCCATATCGCCACCGCCAACCAGCAAGCTGTGCAGCATACCGAGCAGGCGGGGCACCGGTTGCATGGCTTGTCGGGGCAGTTGGGCGAAGTGACGGCGCGGTTAAGTGCCTGA
- the yegS gene encoding lipid kinase YegS, with protein MAQRKALMILHGKQAMNEQVRAAVVAQRERGWQLDVRVTWEGGDAARLVEEALAGGYGHLVAGGGDGTLRDVAEAMARARTQASLVLLPLGTANDFARAAGVPLEPEEALALLEVPATAIDLGQVGEQVFLNMATGGFGSQVTANTSEDLKKVLGAAAYLFTGLSRFSELSAASVELHGPDFQWRGDLLALGIGNGRQAGGGHVLCPEAQVDDGLLDISILPAPQEMVSTLRNLLSDGLGLENLFVRARLPWVEIKSSQGLDINLDGEPLQSDSLRFEVLASALRVHLPAGSPLLSRRG; from the coding sequence ATGGCGCAGCGCAAGGCTTTGATGATCCTGCATGGCAAGCAGGCCATGAACGAACAGGTACGCGCGGCCGTTGTCGCCCAGCGTGAACGTGGCTGGCAGCTGGATGTGCGAGTGACGTGGGAGGGGGGCGATGCCGCTCGTCTGGTCGAAGAGGCCTTGGCCGGCGGGTATGGCCACCTGGTGGCGGGCGGGGGGGATGGCACCCTGCGTGATGTCGCCGAAGCCATGGCCCGGGCCCGTACCCAGGCCAGTCTGGTGCTCTTGCCCCTGGGGACCGCCAATGACTTCGCCCGCGCCGCCGGCGTGCCACTTGAACCTGAGGAGGCGTTGGCATTGCTGGAGGTGCCCGCCACAGCCATCGACCTGGGGCAGGTCGGTGAGCAGGTGTTTCTCAACATGGCCACGGGCGGCTTTGGGAGTCAGGTCACGGCCAATACGTCTGAAGACCTGAAGAAGGTTTTGGGCGCCGCGGCCTATCTGTTCACCGGCTTGTCCCGTTTCAGCGAGCTCAGTGCGGCTTCGGTGGAATTGCACGGCCCGGATTTTCAATGGCGAGGTGACCTGCTGGCGCTAGGCATTGGCAACGGCCGGCAGGCAGGGGGTGGACACGTGCTGTGCCCCGAGGCGCAGGTGGATGATGGGCTGCTGGATATCAGCATTCTGCCGGCCCCGCAGGAAATGGTCAGTACCTTGCGCAACCTGCTCAGCGATGGCCTGGGCCTTGAAAACCTGTTTGTGCGGGCGCGCCTGCCCTGGGTCGAGATCAAGAGTTCGCAAGGCCTGGACATCAACCTGGACGGTGAGCCACTGCAGAGTGACAGCTTGCGTTTTGAGGTGTTGGCATCGGCGTTGCGGGTACACCTGCCGGCCGGGTCGCCGTTACTCAGTCGTCGAGGCTGA
- the moaB gene encoding molybdenum cofactor biosynthesis protein B, with product MKAKADTPFVPLNIAVLTVSDTRTLDTDTSGQMFVDRLTEAGHGLAARVLLKDDLYKIRAQVATWIADEQVQVVLITGGTGFTGRDSTPEAVACLLDKQVEGFGELFRHISVADIGTSTVQSRALAGLANGTLVCCLPGSTNAVRTGWDGILGEQLDARHRPCNFVTHLKQAEPCATRG from the coding sequence ATGAAAGCCAAGGCAGATACCCCTTTCGTACCGCTGAACATTGCGGTGTTGACGGTCAGCGACACCCGTACCCTGGACACCGACACGTCGGGCCAGATGTTTGTCGATCGACTCACCGAAGCGGGCCATGGCCTTGCCGCACGGGTGTTGCTCAAGGACGACCTGTACAAGATTCGCGCCCAGGTGGCGACCTGGATTGCCGATGAGCAGGTGCAGGTGGTGTTGATCACCGGCGGTACCGGCTTCACCGGTCGCGACAGCACCCCGGAGGCGGTCGCTTGCCTGCTCGACAAGCAGGTCGAAGGTTTTGGCGAGCTGTTCCGCCATATCTCCGTTGCCGACATCGGCACTTCCACCGTGCAGTCCCGTGCCCTGGCCGGGCTGGCCAACGGCACGCTGGTCTGCTGCTTGCCAGGCTCAACCAATGCCGTGCGCACCGGTTGGGACGGAATCCTCGGTGAGCAGTTGGACGCCCGTCACCGCCCTTGCAACTTCGTCACCCACTTGAAGCAGGCCGAACCCTGCGCAACTCGTGGCTGA
- a CDS encoding glycosyltransferase family 4 protein, producing the protein MRVLWTLPYLPWPTTSGGKSRQYHLLRSLAQRGHQITLLVQSKIPPSEAARQALEPLLERLIVLPRRPLHSPLNVLAALYVGYPMRASVNGLAPHLRHCFEHLLDEHWDVIQIEHSYSFQPFERALQARGLPFVLSEHTIESTAGDACHDRLPLWLRPFNAFDRWRYRHWESRVLNQAHEVVAVSPTDVEHIRQLTGNPASLVINGVDCAHFRDIHPCPHSQRLLFVGNFEHGASLEAVEWALEDILPQVWQSNPAVRLAVVGYGLPESWKSRWNDPRIEWVGYLPDLRELQRHSAIFFAPQRYGGGSKIKVLEAMAAGLPVVTTLKGVSGLQVTLGEHYLGSDDPDQLALLITQLLNQPWRMRQLSGAARQFVNDRHDWSIAAAQLESVHARLGQRAPVLAEPDTNALLSRSAE; encoded by the coding sequence ATGCGCGTACTCTGGACACTGCCCTACCTGCCCTGGCCGACCACCAGCGGCGGTAAATCCCGGCAATATCATTTGCTGCGCAGCCTGGCGCAGCGCGGTCACCAGATCACCTTGCTGGTGCAATCGAAAATCCCTCCCAGCGAAGCCGCGCGCCAGGCGCTTGAGCCCCTGCTCGAACGGCTGATCGTACTGCCCAGGCGACCTTTGCACAGCCCACTGAATGTCCTGGCGGCGCTGTATGTCGGCTACCCCATGCGTGCCAGCGTCAACGGCCTCGCACCGCACCTGCGCCACTGCTTCGAGCACCTGCTGGACGAACACTGGGATGTGATCCAGATCGAACACAGTTACAGCTTCCAGCCGTTTGAAAGGGCCTTGCAGGCCCGCGGCCTGCCCTTCGTGCTCAGCGAACACACCATTGAATCGACGGCCGGCGATGCCTGCCATGACCGCCTGCCGCTGTGGCTGCGCCCCTTCAATGCTTTCGACCGCTGGCGCTATCGGCACTGGGAAAGCCGCGTGCTGAACCAGGCCCACGAAGTGGTCGCGGTGAGCCCCACCGATGTCGAACACATCCGCCAGCTGACCGGCAACCCGGCATCGCTGGTGATCAACGGGGTCGACTGCGCGCACTTTCGCGACATTCACCCCTGCCCGCACAGCCAGCGGCTGTTGTTTGTCGGCAACTTCGAGCATGGCGCAAGCCTGGAAGCGGTTGAGTGGGCGCTCGAAGACATTCTGCCGCAGGTCTGGCAGAGCAATCCGGCAGTGCGCCTGGCCGTAGTCGGGTATGGCCTGCCAGAAAGCTGGAAGTCTCGCTGGAACGATCCGCGGATCGAATGGGTGGGATACCTGCCTGATCTGCGCGAACTGCAGCGGCATTCGGCAATTTTCTTCGCCCCGCAGCGCTATGGCGGCGGCTCGAAAATCAAAGTGCTGGAGGCCATGGCGGCAGGGTTGCCCGTCGTCACGACGCTCAAGGGGGTGTCTGGATTGCAGGTAACGCTGGGCGAGCATTACCTGGGCAGCGATGACCCTGATCAACTGGCCCTGCTGATCACCCAGTTGCTCAACCAGCCCTGGCGCATGCGCCAGCTGTCAGGGGCAGCGCGCCAGTTCGTCAACGATCGCCATGACTGGAGCATTGCAGCCGCCCAGCTCGAGAGCGTACATGCGCGCCTGGGCCAGCGCGCGCCCGTACTTGCGGAACCGGACACCAACGCCCTGCTCAGCCGCTCAGCCGAGTAG
- a CDS encoding molybdopterin molybdotransferase MoeA: MPVEEALAQLLALAETAPIVEVEQVALADAEGRVLAEELVAGLDLPPWPNSAMDGYALRLADWQGEPLPVSQRIFAGHAPQPLEPGTCARIFTGAPLPPGADCVEMQENAEVQADQRIRFAESLRVGQNIRPQGQEARKGESVLAAGTRLGPIELGLAATLGFAELTVVRRVKVAVLSTGDELVEPGLPLGAGQIYNSNRRLLVSWLQRLGCEVVDAGILADDMQKTRDCLAGLQHVDLILSTGGVSVGEADYLGLALREAGEIALWKLAIKPGKPLTFGHYNGVPVIGLPGNPASTLVTFGLLTRPYLLRRQGVVDVTPLQFAVPAGFDWPVAGNRREYLRARLEQGQALIYKNQNSGVLRSAAWAEGLVEVREGTTPARGDTVQFIPLSELLG; this comes from the coding sequence ATGCCGGTCGAAGAAGCCCTGGCGCAGTTGCTGGCCCTTGCTGAAACAGCGCCAATTGTCGAGGTCGAGCAGGTGGCGTTGGCGGATGCCGAAGGCCGGGTACTGGCCGAGGAGCTGGTCGCAGGACTGGACCTGCCGCCCTGGCCGAACAGCGCCATGGACGGTTATGCCCTGCGTCTTGCCGATTGGCAGGGCGAGCCGTTGCCGGTCAGCCAGCGAATTTTCGCCGGGCACGCCCCGCAGCCACTGGAGCCGGGTACCTGTGCGCGGATCTTCACGGGCGCGCCACTGCCGCCAGGCGCCGACTGCGTCGAGATGCAGGAAAACGCCGAGGTCCAGGCTGATCAACGGATCCGTTTCGCCGAGTCGCTACGCGTCGGCCAGAATATCCGCCCGCAAGGTCAGGAAGCTCGCAAGGGTGAGTCGGTTCTGGCTGCTGGCACGCGCCTGGGGCCAATCGAGTTGGGCCTGGCTGCGACGCTTGGTTTTGCCGAACTCACCGTGGTGCGCAGGGTCAAGGTCGCCGTGCTGTCCACGGGCGATGAGCTGGTCGAGCCGGGCTTGCCGCTGGGGGCGGGGCAGATCTACAACAGCAACCGGCGCTTGCTGGTCAGCTGGCTGCAGCGCCTGGGCTGCGAAGTGGTCGATGCCGGGATCCTTGCCGATGATATGCAGAAAACCCGCGATTGCCTGGCCGGTTTGCAGCATGTCGACCTGATCCTCTCGACCGGGGGCGTTTCGGTTGGCGAGGCTGATTACCTGGGGCTCGCGCTGCGCGAAGCCGGCGAGATTGCGCTGTGGAAACTGGCGATCAAGCCCGGCAAGCCCTTGACCTTTGGTCATTACAACGGTGTGCCGGTTATCGGCTTGCCGGGGAACCCGGCCTCGACGCTGGTGACCTTCGGGCTGCTGACTCGGCCGTATCTGCTGCGCCGTCAGGGGGTGGTCGATGTGACACCGCTGCAGTTTGCCGTGCCTGCAGGTTTCGACTGGCCAGTTGCCGGCAACCGCAGGGAGTACCTGCGAGCGCGGCTGGAGCAGGGCCAGGCGCTGATCTACAAGAACCAGAACTCGGGCGTACTGCGCAGCGCCGCATGGGCCGAGGGCTTGGTGGAGGTCCGTGAAGGCACTACACCGGCCAGGGGCGACACTGTGCAGTTCATTCCCTTAAGCGAGCTACTCGGCTGA
- the mqo gene encoding malate dehydrogenase (quinone) — protein MKKILLTLLCLSVIGCSKPSEPEKTVDVLLIGGGIMSASLGTYLNELEPGWSIDIYERLDKVAEESSNAWNNAGTGHSAFCELNYTSEGADGKIDISKAVGVNEQFEISKQFWAYQVEQNVLSNPKSFINNVPHMSFVWGEKNVEFLKKRHEALQHSSLFRGMEYSEDHAQIQKWVPVVMEGRAADQKIAATRMSIGTDVNFGEITRQMIASLTKHDNVKLHVQHEVRDIVRNADNTWTVVVADLANKGVERSVKAKFVFIGAGGGALKLLQKSGIPEAEGYAGFPVGGQFLMTDNQDIVSRHKAKLYGKASVGAPPMSVPHLDTRVIDGKEVLLFGPFATFSTKFLKNGSLLDMFAALTTHNILPMTHAGIDNIDLSTYLMGQLMLSFEDRMDALREYYPNAKDQDWKLLQAGQRVQVIKKDPVHGGVLQFGTEVVASQDGTIAALLGASPGASTAAPIMLTVLEKTYKDRIKTPEWQAKLKEIVPTYGQKLNNNLELTNKTREWSSSRLGLLYVPVLPEGAAAVQAEPAL, from the coding sequence ATGAAAAAAATCCTGCTGACGCTCCTGTGCCTGAGTGTCATTGGCTGCTCCAAGCCCAGCGAGCCCGAGAAAACCGTAGACGTGCTGTTGATCGGCGGCGGCATCATGAGTGCAAGCCTGGGTACCTACCTCAATGAGCTGGAGCCGGGCTGGTCGATCGACATCTACGAGCGCCTGGACAAGGTCGCCGAAGAGAGCTCCAACGCCTGGAACAACGCCGGTACCGGCCACTCCGCGTTCTGCGAGCTGAACTACACCAGCGAAGGTGCCGACGGCAAGATCGACATCAGCAAGGCGGTCGGGGTCAACGAGCAGTTCGAGATCTCCAAGCAGTTCTGGGCCTACCAGGTCGAGCAGAATGTGCTGAGCAACCCGAAATCGTTCATCAACAACGTTCCACACATGAGCTTCGTCTGGGGCGAGAAGAACGTCGAGTTCCTCAAGAAGCGCCATGAAGCCCTGCAGCACAGCTCGCTGTTCCGCGGCATGGAATACTCCGAAGACCACGCCCAGATCCAGAAGTGGGTACCGGTCGTGATGGAAGGCCGTGCTGCCGACCAGAAGATCGCCGCAACCCGCATGTCGATTGGTACCGACGTCAACTTCGGCGAGATCACTCGCCAGATGATTGCCTCGCTGACCAAGCACGACAACGTCAAGCTGCACGTGCAGCACGAAGTGCGCGACATCGTGCGCAATGCCGACAACACCTGGACCGTGGTCGTTGCAGACCTGGCCAACAAGGGTGTGGAGCGCAGCGTGAAGGCCAAGTTCGTCTTCATCGGTGCCGGTGGTGGCGCCCTGAAACTGCTGCAGAAGTCGGGCATTCCCGAGGCTGAGGGCTACGCAGGCTTCCCGGTCGGCGGCCAGTTCCTGATGACCGACAACCAGGACATCGTTTCCCGCCACAAGGCCAAGCTGTACGGCAAGGCTTCGGTTGGCGCGCCGCCGATGTCCGTTCCGCACCTGGACACCCGTGTGATCGACGGCAAGGAAGTATTGCTGTTCGGCCCGTTCGCCACGTTCTCCACCAAGTTCCTGAAGAACGGTTCGCTGCTGGACATGTTCGCGGCGCTGACCACGCACAACATCCTGCCGATGACGCATGCGGGGATCGACAACATCGACCTGAGCACCTACCTGATGGGTCAACTGATGCTCAGCTTCGAAGACCGCATGGATGCCTTGCGCGAGTACTACCCGAACGCCAAGGACCAAGACTGGAAGCTGCTGCAGGCCGGTCAACGCGTTCAAGTCATCAAGAAGGACCCGGTTCACGGTGGTGTGCTGCAGTTCGGTACTGAAGTCGTCGCGTCCCAGGACGGCACCATCGCCGCGCTGCTGGGTGCATCGCCAGGTGCGTCGACCGCCGCACCGATCATGCTGACCGTGCTGGAGAAGACCTACAAGGATCGCATCAAGACTCCTGAGTGGCAGGCCAAGCTCAAGGAGATCGTTCCTACCTACGGTCAGAAGCTCAACAACAACCTTGAGCTGACCAACAAGACCCGTGAATGGAGCAGCTCGCGCCTGGGTCTGCTGTATGTTCCGGTGCTGCCGGAAGGTGCTGCTGCGGTACAGGCTGAGCCTGCGCTGTAA
- a CDS encoding sensor histidine kinase, with product MLTSLKTFTHWRPGAALLRWSTALLCLASIIANLVLYLAGQPMTAGVMALHTVAMLSIGCHLRHWARTIALRPAELADRLLKVQENERQRLSRELHDEIGQLLTAAKLQAGWLQRRAPDELQAQCSTLLSTLDDTLANVRDVSAILNPRQLASLGLEASLRAHLLRTLENTNVNWSLECRQRLGGVPEDMAIAAFRITQEAVTNMLRHARAGNLRVGIQRLPEGLSLTINDDGQGFTPASNPADEGQRGMAGMAERASLLGGKLSVCSQPGQGTRIQALFPWPPRTLERAKTSTAP from the coding sequence ATGCTCACAAGCCTCAAGACATTCACGCACTGGCGTCCCGGGGCCGCCCTGTTGCGCTGGTCGACCGCGCTTCTGTGCCTGGCCTCGATCATCGCCAACCTGGTGCTGTACCTGGCCGGCCAACCGATGACTGCCGGCGTGATGGCACTGCACACGGTCGCGATGTTGAGCATTGGCTGCCACCTGCGCCACTGGGCCCGCACGATTGCCCTGCGTCCGGCCGAACTTGCCGATCGCCTGCTCAAGGTCCAGGAGAACGAGCGCCAACGCCTTAGCCGCGAACTTCACGATGAAATCGGTCAGTTGCTGACTGCAGCCAAACTCCAGGCCGGTTGGCTGCAGCGGCGCGCGCCGGACGAGCTGCAGGCGCAATGCAGCACCCTGCTCAGCACGCTGGATGACACCCTGGCCAACGTGCGCGACGTCTCGGCCATCCTCAACCCTCGCCAACTTGCCAGCCTGGGGCTGGAAGCCAGTTTACGCGCACACTTGCTGCGAACCCTGGAGAATACCAACGTCAATTGGAGCCTGGAGTGCCGCCAGCGCCTGGGCGGCGTTCCCGAGGATATGGCCATCGCAGCCTTTCGCATCACCCAGGAAGCGGTGACCAACATGCTGCGCCATGCACGCGCCGGTAATCTGCGGGTAGGTATCCAGCGCCTGCCCGAAGGCCTGTCATTGACGATCAACGATGATGGCCAGGGGTTTACACCCGCCAGCAACCCCGCCGACGAAGGGCAGCGCGGCATGGCCGGCATGGCCGAGCGAGCCAGCCTGCTCGGTGGCAAACTGTCGGTCTGCAGCCAGCCAGGCCAAGGCACCCGGATCCAGGCGCTGTTTCCCTGGCCACCCCGCACCCTCGAACGCGCCAAGACAAGTACCGCCCCATGA